TTCCGAATTCAGAACTCAGAATTTCACCCTCTCCGCCGGAGAGGGAATGGGTGAGGGTTTATTGAAGGGTTTTGCTGATAAAAACACCCAACTGTCATTCCGGCGCGAAACGTCCGGAACTGACGGAAAAGCCGGAATCATCACATAATCTGTCATTCCGGCGAAAGCCGGAATCCAGAATTTAATAATGTAGTTAACGTGCTTTTTTTAAATGCAGAGATCCCGGATCAAGTCCGGGATGACACTGTTTGTGTGGGTTTTACTGTTTCCGGTCCCCGAGCGGAGTCGAGGGGCTGCTCACAAATCACTGATTTATTGTATGTTCTTTTAACTTTTAACCATTAACTCTTAACTGGAAAAACCCTTGTCCCCTCGATATCCATCAGTACCGGACTTTCAGAACATCATCCTTGTGGCTTCCCCGATTTCATCGGGGTAAACTTTGGTCATTGCCCTTCGACCAGCTCAGGGACCAAGCGAAGTCGAAATGCAGCCACCGGATTCGGCACTCGGGGTCCGGGTTTTTCCATCACCAATCACTAATCACAACTCACTTCTTCACAGCAACCTTGTAGAGGAAATAGCCAAGTACACCAAAGAAGGCGAGGGACATGAAATCGCCTGCGTAGCCCATGGCTTCACCAAGACCGATTTTATGTCCGAAGGCCAGAAACTCGGCAATGGTCTGGTCATCGAATGGTGAAATATCCTTGCTCCGCAGAACGGCAATCAGAATACCGGTTAACGCCCCACCGGCAATCAGGCCGGATGAGAGCAACGTACCGGAACCGACTTCGGATTCTTCCGATCCGCCTTTGGATTTATCGACCAGTCCCTTAATCAGTCCGCCGACGAAAATGGGCGCGGTGGTGGAAAGGGGAAGGTAAGAGCCCACTGCAAAGGCCAGTGAAGGCACACCAAGCAGTTCTACCATCAGCGCAATCAGCATCCCGAGAATGATCAGACCCCAGGGCAGTTCCTGGCTGAGCATGCCTTTGATAATGGTGGCCATCAGTGTGGCCTGCGGGGCTGGCATGTCCTTGCTTCCGATACCCGGCTCGACACGGTAGGCAATTTCCCGGCTGGCCGGATCGACCAGATACAGACCTTCACTTACCGCTCCGCTGGTTTTCGGATTCTGATAAACGAGGTATTCCTTGCCATCCGGACCTTCCTGCGTACGATCCAATGGTTCAGTAATCTGAACGCCCGGGGTGGAAAACTGTTTATACTCGGTAAAGGAATCATTCAGCAGCAACATGGTGCCGCCAATCACGGTTACCGACGCCAGCACACCGATGATCAGACCGATCTGCTGACTGCTGGGAGTGGCACCTACGATAAATCCGGTTTTCAGATCCTGACTGGTGGCTCCGGCATTGGCTGCGGCTATACAGACGATGGATCCGACAACCAGGGCCATGGGCTGGTAGAAATCACCCGTCCAGCCGGCACCCACGAAGATCAGACAGGTTCCCATGAGTGTGGCAATGGTCATCCCCGAAATCGGATTGGAAGACGATCCGATCAGACCGACAATCCGGCTCGACACCGTGACGAAGAAGAATCCGAAAATGATGATCAGAATGCCTGTGAGGAAATTAACCGGAATGGAAGGAATCACAGCCATGAAAATGACCAATCCGACCGACCCGATAACCGTCCAGATGATGGGCAGGTCTTTTTCGGTACGCAGACGTTCCACAAAGCCGGCTTCCCCCTGTTTGCGCATGGCCGACAGATCCTTGACGCTGTCACGGAAGGAAGAAATGATGGTCGGAAGGGTCCGGAGCAGGGTAATAATACCGGCAAAAGCAACAGCACCTGCGCCGATATACCGGACGTAGCCTGACCGGATTTCACCAAAACTCATCTCTCCGATTAGTTTTTCACCGATACCCGGTTTCATTACCTGGCTGAGGCCTTCAGCAAACATGGTGATCATGGGAACGAGAACCAGCGCGCTCAGAACGCCCCCGGCAACCATGACGCCAGAGATACGCGGACCGATGATGTAGCCGACACCGAGCAATTCAGGTGTCACTTCGATGGAGGCCTGTGCGTTCGGGTACACCCCTTTCCGGTCGGTGGTGTAAGTAGGGACTTCTTTCCATAAACCGAAAATGTTCATGAGCAGCTTATAGAGAAACCCGATGCCGAGACCCATGTACACCTTGGTGGCCAGTTCTCCACCTTTCTCCCCGGCGACGAGTACTTCACCGCAGGCCGTTCCTTCCGGATAGGGAAGTTTACCGTGTTCCTTTACAATCAGATACCGGCGAAGGGGAATCATAAATAACACACCCAGAATTCCGCCTGCCAAAGCCAGCACGAAAATCTGGAAGTAGTGGAAATAGTTGATCCCGCCGGCCAGGAACATCAGGGCAGGAATGGTGAAGACAACCCCGGCCGCCACCGATTCACCGGCAGACCCGATGGTCTGAACAATGTTGTTTTCAAGAATGGTCGATTTCCCGAAATACTTGAAAACGGAAATAGCCAGAACGGCGATTGGAATCGAGGCCGATACCGTCAGACCCACCTTCAGACCCAGGTATACCGTGGCGGCTCCGAAAAGCACGCCGAAAAAGGCTCCCAGAAGAATGGATTTTAAGGTAAACTCAGGGATGAAATCTTTTGCTGAAATGTAAGGTTTGAAAGCGGATCCGTTTGTTGTGGTCTGAGGATCGGGCGAGGGATTTGCAGACATGCCAACTCCTGAACAGGTTGTAGATCAGTTTAGAAAGGTGCTAAAATACACACAAGGCAGACAAATCAAACAGATCCGTGGCAGCCTGTCATTCGGTCCGTTTCATCATTCTGTGAATCATCGGGGAAAGTTATTACCTTTCTGATCGGATGCGAATGATAAAAACCTTAACCCCCTTTTTCTGAGTCCTCATGAAATTCCGGTCGGTTTCCCGTGTTCTGCCAACGGTTGAAGTGCTTGAAGGGGAAGGCTTTCTTGCCAGACGCCCGTTTCCTGTCGGTGATATTCATCAGCTTGATCCGTTTATTCAATTGGATGAATTCGGTCCGGCTTCACCCGGTCCCGGCGAGGCCAAAGGAGCGCCTGACCATCCGCACCGCGGAATTGAAACGGTCACTTACATTCTCGAAGGTGAAATTGTTCACCGCGATGATTCTGGTTATTCTGCCACCACCGGACCCGGTTGCGTGCAGTGGCTGACCGCCGGGGATGGGGTGATTCATTCAGAATTTCCCTCCGAACCCATCCTGACACAAGGCGGTCGGGTTCATGGGTTTCAGTTGTGGATCAATCTGCCTTCCCGTTTTAAACGGGTGGAACCCAGAATTCAGGAATTTTGCGGAAACGATTTGCCGGTGGTTCAAGACGAGGAATCCGGACTTCACATCCGCGTGATTGCCGGATCCTGCCTGGGAGTGACCGGTCCGGTCATCACCTGGACTCCTCTGCTTTTCACCCATCTGACCCTGGAAGGCAACTGTGAACTTGATCTGCCGGTTACCTCTGACTGGCAATGTGTTTTCTACGCATTCCGCGGAACCGGAAAAGCAGGCACCTGGAAAGTAAGCCGCGGAGAACTGGTGCAGTGGAATCACAACGGTGAACTCATCCGGCTGAAAGCGGGAGAGGAAGGACTGGAAGGGTTGCTCTTTGCAGGAGAAATGCTCAGCGAACCTTTTCTTCGCCACGGACCGTTTGTCATGAATCATCCGGGTGAAATCTACGAAGCGATCCGCGATTACCGGAATGGTTGCTTCGGCAAAGGGCGACCGGTGGCCAACGGGCAGCCGATGGTTCCCAATCCGGCTAATTACCGCTGATCAGAACAACACCCCAAACCCGACCGACCAGACCCATTCATTCCGGGTGGTCCATGCTGTATTTGCAGACAGAAATCCGAATAACCGGCTGATTCCGATTCCCGCTTCACCGTACGGAAGGTTTAACATCTTTCCGCCTGTCAGATTCTGGTTGGATTTTCCGTTGACGATGCCGGCAAAGGTTTGAACTTCAATGGCTTTTTCCCGCAGAGGTTTCAGCCAGGATCCCTGAAACAACACACCCCGCCAGTTATGACTGATCCACACACTTCCCAGTTGAGTGGCGGCCACTTCACCGGGATGAAGTCCGATAAAAGTACCGGGGAGGGAGAATCCGCGCAGAGCTGTTTCCGGTTGACCCAGCAAACGGGTATCGGTGGCTCCCCAGACACCCGAATACGCTGCCCGGATGGTCAGGTCGGGTGAAAGCAGGGCTTCGCTGAAAAAGGTTTTTATTCGTACCTGCCCCGCCAGATTCAGCCGCGTGTAGGAGAAATCACTCCCGAGTGCGGGTGAGGACAGAACCACATCGGCCCGAAACCCATCCTGTAACGCCGGATCAAATCCGTCCAGATCAGACAGCCACCATCCGCCAAGCGTCACCTGCCGGTCACGTCCTTCCGCGAAAGAAGGATTGAGCCGTGTCAGCCTCCGGTTAAAAACCGACCATGGGCGATGGGCCCGTTCATGACTGACGGTGAAATCCCGTAAGCCAGCATACAGGGAAACCGAATCAGCCGGATAGTACCGGAAACCGGCAGACCAGCCGGATTCCACCACATAATCCCATGGATCGGCATTCAGGACCGATTGGGTGATGGTGACAAGGACCGGCTGATACAGGCTGACCTGGCGCGTGGAACCCGCCCGGTGAAAGGCTGACACCCATGCATGGTCGAGGAAATCGGAACCGGAGTACCAGCCGGTGGTGAATTCCCCAACGGGTTGTTTCATGGCCAGGGCATACCCCCCGGTGGATTTAAAGTACCAGGGAGATTTCAGCGAATCATAGTCAAAGGACAGGGTGGGAACCAATCCTTCCACCCGGTTATTTCTAAATCCTGCCAGTTTTTTTGCCCACTCCCACCAGGAAGGACTTTCCTTTTCCTGATCACCGGTACTGACGGTGGCCAGACCCGCCAGCGGGCCTTCCGGTTTTATCAGGGTTTCGAGTGTTTTCGTTGAATCCAGTTCCCGGAAAGCTATCAGTTCGGGTCCGGTAAGGGGAACCGGTCGAATGGAATCCATGGCGGCCGGAGTGAGTTCCATGGGCTTTTCGGCAGGCCGGCGCCGAAGGATTTGTTCATCCACCGGTTTTTTGGTGCGCTGATTCTGCATCCAGCGGGGTTTCTCGGCAGGGGTCGACGTGTCGGTCGTGTACCCGCCATACACCGACCGGTTGGCCTTTTTCACAGGGTCGGGGATCTCGGTATTGATCTTCACATCGGTGAGCGTGTAGGTCTGTCTGAAATCGAGCTCATCCAGCCGGATCAGTCCGCCCAGATTGATAGTAAAGGCCACCCGGTTTTCTGTGTAACCGGGAATCCAGAATCCATCCTGCAGATGAAAAACCTGTTTCACCCGGTACAGCAATCCTTCCAGATAGGGGAACCGAACTCCCTTTCCGTTTGATAAATCGGCACCGGCCAGTGCATAGGTGTTTCCATCAATGGTCAGACTGCCTTCCACCAGCGGCAGTTCGTTGCTGAGCGGAATGACCCGGATCTGGTAAAAAGTCTGCTGATTATCGGTCCGGACGGATTCCAGGCGGTAGGTATAAAAGGAAAAGGCATCGGTTGCCAGCGGCAGAATGATGGTCAGATCATCATTAAAGGTAATCCGGTTCTGATACAAGTCCGGAAATTCATTGAGGGTGGGGGCAGAGACCGATTTCTTCATATTTTCGGTTTTTCTCACCGAGCGGATAAATTCCTTCAGCGGCTTACCGGGTTCAGCCACCCCATCGAGCAATACTTCCTGTACAAAGGCCGGCTTTTTATCGGAGTATAACACCGATTTGGAGTAGGCTGAAAAGGTGAAAGATTTCAGACCACGGTTGTGCAATGATTTACGGTTAATGGCCTCGCGGATGATAGCCAGTGCCGGATCCTGATCTCCAGCCACTACAATTTCGGGCATCCGGATGTCCATGGGAACCAGTGAAATGCTGGTCGGCCCCGTAGTCGTGACCTGAATGGTATCAGTCCGGTATCCCACGTAGCTGATAATCAGGGGAGACAGGGTGGTCGGATAGTCGAAATAACCTTCTGCATTGGTGATTGTTCCCGTTCCGGTCAGTCCGTACCGGATGGTGGCAGCCACCAGTGGCTCTCCGGTCAACTGATCGGTGACTCTGGCCTGGCGGGTGGATTGGGCAATGACAGGAAGTGACGCAGCAAGAAGGAGGGAGATAAAGGTGGTTTTCATGGAATGCGGTGTACGTCAGAAAAAGGATGGGGTTTCGGCCGGGGCCTTACCCATATTGTTTCATTGCCGACAAGGTCTGTGATCGGTAACCGCCACCAAAGAGTCTGACGTGCAGAAGAAGGTGAAACAGCTGAGCCAGAGGTCTTCTTTGAGGCCATCCTTCTGCGAGCGGAAAGGACTCTTCATAGGCACGGTAGAAACGCCGATCGAATCCGCCAAATAATTCAGACATGCCAAGATCGATCTCCCGGTGTCCGAAACAGACGCTCGGATCAATCAGGACGGGCCGACCTTGTTCATCCACAAGAAAATTGCCACTCCACAAGTCACCATGAATGAGAGAAGGTGGTTCTTCGGGAAAGCGGCAGTCTGCCAGAAACCAGTTGGAGAACCGGCGGAAAATACCAAAATCTGTATCTGCAAACAGTCCGTGGTCATAACACCACCTGAATGTGGGTTCTAAACGGTTTTCAAAGTAAAACGAATTCCAGCCGGACCGGAAGGAATTGTCCATGGACACATTTCCGCAAAAGGTGGCTTCATCAAAACCAAAGGTGGGTGCCGAAACCCGGTGAAGGTCTGCCAGTTGTCTGCCAAACAGCTCCCAGAAAGCGGGTCCAGGATTGCCTTTTCCGATCCTTTCCATCATGAGGTAGGCGGGCAGGTTATCGGTTTGCAATTGAATGACCTCTGGAATACGGATGGTTCCGGTTCCGGCCAGTTTGCGCAGCCCGATCGACTCCCCCTTCAGCGCAGCTGTCTGGTCTGCAGACCCTGCTACTTTGATAAAAACGTCACGGAATCCGAACCGGCCGGTGTAGAGCTGATTAAACCCCGATCCGGATGCCGGCTGAAGATTGGTGATGTCTGCAATGGTGATCATACGGGTTGGTACAAGAATGTTTGTCACCTGTCTGGTTGTTCAAAGGTACAATACCGGAAGATGCCGATCACAGAATGAGGTCAGCAGACGGGATTCATTGAACGGTATTTGTTGATCCGGATCGGGACGCTCACCTTTGCAGAGTAACTTATTTGCAATGGCTTGCTGCGGTGGAAGGTAACGGACACTTTTAAAGAAGTCCCCCGCAAAGAGAAACAGGTGGATTTTTATGAAAAATGGTTTTTCCCTGAACGGGAATCGTCGGTTGCTGATTTTGTCACTGATTCCGGTGGTGTTGCTTTCGCTTTGGTGGGTGTTTCCTGATGGACAGTCTGAAAGCAAAAATCAGCAACGGCTGGATCAACTCAGAGCCAAACAAACCCTGTCGGTGGCTGAACTGGCCGAAATGCGTCAGTTGACCCGCCTGGAACGGCGAAAAACCGGCTGGGCAAAACCTGATAAGCCCGATGGTTATGTCCTCTATCAGCATGAGATCCGGACTGCCGATGGAGCAACTGAACCAACGTATGCCAGCAATTACCGACTCACCGAACTGGGCAAGGCACGGCAGGCCATGGTAAACCGTCAGTCCGGTTCCTATCAGTGGACCGAACGGGGGCCCTGGAATGTAAGTGGCCGTACCCGCTCACTTCTTGTAGACCGGAACGACCCGACCGGGAAAACCTGGTTTGCAGGCAGCGTTGGAGGTGGTATCTGGAAAACAACCGATCAGGGTGAATCCTGGGTGAGCATGACCGACTATTTCCCAACCTTATCCATTTCCACGATGGCACAAGGTGTCTCGAATCCAACCATCATGTATGCCGGAACCGGAGAAGGGTTTTTCAATCTGGACCGGATCATCGGTGATGGGGTCTTTAAATCGACTGATGGCGGACAGACCTGGTTTCAACTGGCAGCGACGGCGGGCATTCCCGACTTCAATTTTGTGAACCGGCTCATTGTGAACCCAGAAAATGCCGCCCATCTGGTTGTGGCAACCAATACCGGCGTGTTCCTGAGTCTCGATGGAGGGTTGTCTTTTACAAAAACCTATTCGAACCTGAATAACCGCGTGCAGCAAATCATTGCCAATCCGCTCAATTTTAACACGCTTTATGCTTCGGTACGGTCGGTGGGAATCATCCGGTCCAATGATGGTGGTAAAACCTGGAGCCTTCCGAATTCAACTTTTTCCAACTATGGGCGGATTGAAATGGCGGTCACTTCCCTCGATACCAGCCGGATTGCCTTATCGGTGGATAACAACGGTCTGAGTGAACTGTACATGAGCATTGACCGGGCAACGTCCTGGGTAAAAATGCAATTGGATCAGGATGCTGGCTGGCTTTCGGGGCAGGGTTGGTACGACAATACCATACTGTTCGATCCGTTTAATCTGAACCGGCTCTATTTAGGCGGACTTGATATATACGAAGTTCTCATCAGCTATCCGGTTTCAACCATTCGTCAGTTGACCAACTGGTATCCGGGTGCAGGGTTCCCGTTTGTTCATGCCGATCACCATGGGTTGATCGCTCATGTAACCAATCCCGCAGCACAGTCGTTTACCCTGATCAATGTGAACGATGGCGGGGTGGAATACTCAACCGATGCAGGAACCACCTGGTTCAAAACTCTGAATGGTTACCGGACCACTCAGTTTTATGGCGTAGATAAAGCGCCGGGACAGGACAAATTCATCGGAGGGACGCAGGACAATGGTACCTGGCTGAGTCCGATGAGCACACAACTCACCAATGAATGGGTTAATGTGATTGGCGGAGATGGATTTGGGTCGGTCTGGCATCACCAGAATCCCGATCTGCTCATGGCAAGTCTGTATTACTCCAATCTGTACCGGTCGGTGGATGGTGGCGAAAACTGGACGTATATGGATGGAATCACCGAACAGGGCCCTTTTGTCACGTGGATTGCTGAGTCAAACGCCGATCCTGATCTGCTGCTGACCACCACGGCGGGTGGTGTCTTCCGCACAGAAAATTTCGGAGATACCTGGACTCAGGTGCCCATCTCCCGGAATTGGAATTCCAGCACCAGAACCGGAAAGGTGGAGATATCGGAGAAGAATCCGTGGGTGGTCTGGGCTGGTGTCGGAATGACCTCGGGTTCA
The window above is part of the Bacteroidota bacterium genome. Proteins encoded here:
- a CDS encoding OPT/YSL family transporter — protein: MLLLNDSFTEYKQFSTPGVQITEPLDRTQEGPDGKEYLVYQNPKTSGAVSEGLYLVDPASREIAYRVEPGIGSKDMPAPQATLMATIIKGMLSQELPWGLIILGMLIALMVELLGVPSLAFAVGSYLPLSTTAPIFVGGLIKGLVDKSKGGSEESEVGSGTLLSSGLIAGGALTGILIAVLRSKDISPFDDQTIAEFLAFGHKIGLGEAMGYAGDFMSLAFFGVLGYFLYKVAVKK
- a CDS encoding T9SS type A sorting domain-containing protein — encoded protein: MKNGFSLNGNRRLLILSLIPVVLLSLWWVFPDGQSESKNQQRLDQLRAKQTLSVAELAEMRQLTRLERRKTGWAKPDKPDGYVLYQHEIRTADGATEPTYASNYRLTELGKARQAMVNRQSGSYQWTERGPWNVSGRTRSLLVDRNDPTGKTWFAGSVGGGIWKTTDQGESWVSMTDYFPTLSISTMAQGVSNPTIMYAGTGEGFFNLDRIIGDGVFKSTDGGQTWFQLAATAGIPDFNFVNRLIVNPENAAHLVVATNTGVFLSLDGGLSFTKTYSNLNNRVQQIIANPLNFNTLYASVRSVGIIRSNDGGKTWSLPNSTFSNYGRIEMAVTSLDTSRIALSVDNNGLSELYMSIDRATSWVKMQLDQDAGWLSGQGWYDNTILFDPFNLNRLYLGGLDIYEVLISYPVSTIRQLTNWYPGAGFPFVHADHHGLIAHVTNPAAQSFTLINVNDGGVEYSTDAGTTWFKTLNGYRTTQFYGVDKAPGQDKFIGGTQDNGTWLSPMSTQLTNEWVNVIGGDGFGSVWHHQNPDLLMASLYYSNLYRSVDGGENWTYMDGITEQGPFVTWIAESNADPDLLLTTTAGGVFRTENFGDTWTQVPISRNWNSSTRTGKVEISEKNPWVVWAGVGMTSGSTGSRVHVSTNRGQSFIPTSLFSNGIGNLSGLSTHPLEDSTAFALFSVQGYPKILRTRNLGQSWEDLSGFVNGKSTRGFPDVAVYSLIVLPHQPQEIWAGTEIGIFRSADSGNSWSLLNGNLPAVAVWDMKVVDDQVVIATHGRGIWTCTIPELTTVPLPVRVVEPVLKNFMRNFLTQISFDLQTRSVFDSVVVFSGDKHLVSVQSPDTGTVTISLRGFTHESVQLNATGFAGGWAYPASSVQVPASSFKKPVSMYSNLFNTTSQSFEFTISQTNGTNDFSVAMPAGFSSRAFGSRHPYANNKTYLATLKTPIVVKESGTEITWKEIAILEPYKTGPGNTATGDYVILEGTTDGETWLPVTNPVSAANDPSWESTWQPNGNTAPYSYQYRAVTADLSGPFSAGDTVVLRWRVTTDAVNTGWGWIMDDLAIQSGETSVETEELPAGISMQAPYPNPFNPEATIRLFVTKPGYCRLEVFDLNGRLVRTLLGQTMAAGIHPVRVDGTGLASGTYLIRLTGDTRPQTFKLTLIR
- a CDS encoding pirin family protein, whose protein sequence is MKFRSVSRVLPTVEVLEGEGFLARRPFPVGDIHQLDPFIQLDEFGPASPGPGEAKGAPDHPHRGIETVTYILEGEIVHRDDSGYSATTGPGCVQWLTAGDGVIHSEFPSEPILTQGGRVHGFQLWINLPSRFKRVEPRIQEFCGNDLPVVQDEESGLHIRVIAGSCLGVTGPVITWTPLLFTHLTLEGNCELDLPVTSDWQCVFYAFRGTGKAGTWKVSRGELVQWNHNGELIRLKAGEEGLEGLLFAGEMLSEPFLRHGPFVMNHPGEIYEAIRDYRNGCFGKGRPVANGQPMVPNPANYR
- a CDS encoding fructosamine kinase family protein, giving the protein MITIADITNLQPASGSGFNQLYTGRFGFRDVFIKVAGSADQTAALKGESIGLRKLAGTGTIRIPEVIQLQTDNLPAYLMMERIGKGNPGPAFWELFGRQLADLHRVSAPTFGFDEATFCGNVSMDNSFRSGWNSFYFENRLEPTFRWCYDHGLFADTDFGIFRRFSNWFLADCRFPEEPPSLIHGDLWSGNFLVDEQGRPVLIDPSVCFGHREIDLGMSELFGGFDRRFYRAYEESFPLAEGWPQRRPLAQLFHLLLHVRLFGGGYRSQTLSAMKQYG
- a CDS encoding carboxypeptidase-like regulatory domain-containing protein, translating into MKTTFISLLLAASLPVIAQSTRQARVTDQLTGEPLVAATIRYGLTGTGTITNAEGYFDYPTTLSPLIISYVGYRTDTIQVTTTGPTSISLVPMDIRMPEIVVAGDQDPALAIIREAINRKSLHNRGLKSFTFSAYSKSVLYSDKKPAFVQEVLLDGVAEPGKPLKEFIRSVRKTENMKKSVSAPTLNEFPDLYQNRITFNDDLTIILPLATDAFSFYTYRLESVRTDNQQTFYQIRVIPLSNELPLVEGSLTIDGNTYALAGADLSNGKGVRFPYLEGLLYRVKQVFHLQDGFWIPGYTENRVAFTINLGGLIRLDELDFRQTYTLTDVKINTEIPDPVKKANRSVYGGYTTDTSTPAEKPRWMQNQRTKKPVDEQILRRRPAEKPMELTPAAMDSIRPVPLTGPELIAFRELDSTKTLETLIKPEGPLAGLATVSTGDQEKESPSWWEWAKKLAGFRNNRVEGLVPTLSFDYDSLKSPWYFKSTGGYALAMKQPVGEFTTGWYSGSDFLDHAWVSAFHRAGSTRQVSLYQPVLVTITQSVLNADPWDYVVESGWSAGFRYYPADSVSLYAGLRDFTVSHERAHRPWSVFNRRLTRLNPSFAEGRDRQVTLGGWWLSDLDGFDPALQDGFRADVVLSSPALGSDFSYTRLNLAGQVRIKTFFSEALLSPDLTIRAAYSGVWGATDTRLLGQPETALRGFSLPGTFIGLHPGEVAATQLGSVWISHNWRGVLFQGSWLKPLREKAIEVQTFAGIVNGKSNQNLTGGKMLNLPYGEAGIGISRLFGFLSANTAWTTRNEWVWSVGFGVLF